In one window of Heptranchias perlo isolate sHepPer1 chromosome 4, sHepPer1.hap1, whole genome shotgun sequence DNA:
- the LOC137320766 gene encoding storkhead-box protein 2-like isoform X2: MKKTRSTTLRRAWPSSDFSDRASDRIRSRSEKDYRLHKRFPPAFISSASRGYLTSGDVSPISMSPISQSQFIPLGEILCLAISAMNASRKPVTQEALMEHLATCFPGVPTPSQEILRHTLNMLVRERKIYPTPDGYFIVTPQTYFITPSLIRTNSKWYHLDERIPDRSQCTSPQPGSITPTNSGCLRDRAHHRNHCDSCNCFREEFHNHSSTLQKKSIKECKDSYCPPSFNQMPITHTEKSKSTVNCSYKTETLPKPKDGEKQPKKFGLKLFRLSFKKDKSKQLVNFSAQFPPEEWPLRDEDNPTSIPREVEQEIIKRINPDLTVENVMKHTALMKKLEEDKAHRNKAGSSAQHSGKSKKSRSHKKSHGKSRSHSKSRVPKGEQSEDTHLDVPESREYEFYDPITRSPCDKSTTIEIKGDNDFLTHDKINMVESHFPVTPEWDVSGDLYKRRMESRFHEHSRENLQSKVHRSHSHTQDRKSRNDRTSKAKERSRSMDNSNRPLGTTLSGTAEEMQGCSMDESHSNNDKLRSSKLLSHHRPGLSSHSNHITEPSIPECVDTDNSAGPSDACNPLEHTTAGEGLPKYSEPNCSTDPKADDYFECNASKETIRTVSSPSARCNDEHLFKDYETLTLSDGVKKLSPLDRFLKHPPIEENVNGQLEQLSLQHKHYPEKMDMNSINLPVAGQASALSLPNGQVFKSQSEIQAVNHVENSYQEPTGISLYESQHKKPLEVLHTNCENLECVGLASVAQSLPVLQGHGEVTAHQESSFDYYNVSDDDSEDGTNKNQEESKSREDGGTVQWLLEREKEKGLQTKFDKNLTLLSPKENANSASQKTSHSARLDSMDSSSITVDSGFNSPRTRESLASNTSSILESNRRQNPALSPGHGGTSAFSFRATTDPAPSEPEKLQKPLKCLASVTSV; encoded by the exons GTGATGTGTCACCAATCAGTATGTCCCCCATCAGTCAGTCACAGTTTATTCCACTTGGGGAAATTCTTTGCTTGGCCATCTCAGCAATGAATGCTTCAAGGAAACCAGTCACACAGGAGGCACTCATGGAGCACTTAGCTACCTGCTTTCCAG GAGTCCCCACGCCTAGTCAAGAAATTCTTCGCCATACATTGAACATGCTCGTAAGAGAGCGGAAAATTTACCCAACTCCTGATGGATATTTCATTGTAACTCCACAGACTTATTTTATCACACCTTCACTCATAAGAACAAATAGCAAATGGTACCATCTGGATGAAAGGATACCTGACAGGTCTCAGTGTACTTCACCACAACCAGGGTCTATAACTCCAACTAACTCTGGCTGCCTCAGAGACAGAGCCCACCACAGAAACCACTGCGATTCTTGCAACTGCTTTAGAGAAGAATTTCATAATCACTCATCCACTCTTCAGAAAAAATCAATAAAGGAATGTAAGGATTCCTATTGCCCTCCTTCTTTTAACCAGATGCCAATAACCCACACTGAGAAAAGTAAGAGTACTGTTAACTGTTCATACAAAACTGAAACATTGCCAAAACCCAAGGATGGAGAAAAGCAACCTAAAAAATTTGGTCTGAAGTTGTTCAGATTGAGCTTTAAAAAGGACAAGTCAAAACAGTTGGTGAATTTTTCAGCCCAATTTCCTCCTGAGGAATGGCCTTTGCGTGATGAAGATAATCCAACTTCTATACCAAGGGAGGTAGAACAGGAGATAATTAAACGTATTAATCCAGACCTGACGGTGGAAAATGTCATGAAGCACACAGCGCTGATGAAGAAACTTGAAGAGGACAAGGCCCATAGAAATAAAGCAGGCTCGTCTGCCCAGCACAGTGGCAAGAGCAAAAAAAGTAGAAGTCACAAAAAGTCCCATGGTAAATCACGATCACACAGCAAGTCTAGGGTTCCTAAGGGGGAACAATCAGAAGATACCCATTTGGATGTACCAGaatccagagaatatgagttTTATGATCCAATTACCAGATCCCCATGTGATAAAAGTACCACTATAGAAATAAAGGGTGATAATGACTTTCTTACACATGACAAAATTAATATGGTAGAATCACATTTTCCTGTGACCCCTGAATGGGATGTGTCAGGTGATCTTTACAAGAGAAGGATGGAGAGTCGATTTCATGAACATTCTAGGGAAAATTTACAATCCAAGGTTCATCGGAGCCACAGCCATACCCAAGACAGAAAATCAAGAAATGATAGGACCAGCAAAGCCAAGGAGAGGTCCAGATCAATGGATAATTCTAATAGACCTCTTGGCACTACTTTGTCGGGCACAGCAGAAGAGATGCAAGGATGTAGCATGGACGAAAGCCACTCAAATAATGACAAATTACGTTCTTCCAAATTACTCagtcatcacagaccagggctgTCATCACATTCAAATCATATTACTGAGCCAAGCATACCTGAATGTGTTGATACTGATAATTCGGCAGGTCCTAGTGATGCCTGCAATCCACTGGAACACACTACAGCTGGAGAAGGTTTGCCCAAATACAGTGAGCCTAATTGTTCTACAGACCCAAAAGCTGATGATTACtttgagtgtaatgcatccaaggaAACTATTCGGACTGTGTCTTCTCCATCAGCTAGATGTAATGATGAGCATCTGTTCAAAGATTATGAAACTTTGACCTTGtcagatggagttaagaaactGTCCCCTTTGGATAGATTCTTGAAACACCCACCTATTGAAGAAAATGTGAATGGACAGCTTGAACAATTGTCACTGCAGCATAAGCATTATCCTGAAAAGATGGATATGAACAGCATTAATTTGCCTGTAGCTGGGCAGGCATCTGCACTGTCATTGCCAAATGGACAAGTGTTTAAATCGCAGTCTGAAATTCAGGCTGTAAATCATGTGGAGAATAGTTACCAGGAACCCACTGGTATTTCTTTGTATGAATCACAACACAAGAAACCATTGGAGGTGCTTCACACAAACTGTGAGAACCTTGAATGTGTTGGCCTGGCAAGTGTGGCACAATCACTGCCTGTTCTACAGGGGCACGGAGAGGTAACAGCACATCAGGAATCTTCCTTCGATTATTATAATGTGTCTGATGATGACTCAGAAGATGGGACTAACAAAAACCAAGAGGAGAGTAAAAGCCGAGAAGATGGTGGGACTGTACAGTGGTTGCTagaacgagagaaagagaaaggtctCCAGACAAAGTTTGATAAGAATCTAACTCTCCTGAGCCCAAAGGAAAATGCCAACAGCGCCAGCCAGAAAACTTCACATTCTGCTCGACTAGATAGTATGGACAGCAGCAGTATAACAGTAGACAGTGGATTTAATTCTCCACG TACTCGTGAAAGTCTGGCCTCTAACACCTCAAGCATATTAGAAAGCAACAGGCGTCAGAACCCTGCTCTTAGTCCGGGACATGGAGGCACGTCAGCATTCAGTTTCCGAGCAACTACAGATCCTGCACCAAGTGAACCTGAAAAACTGCAGAAGCCCTTGAAGTGTCTAGCTTCTGTTACCAGTGTTTGA
- the LOC137320766 gene encoding storkhead-box protein 2-like isoform X4, giving the protein MLEGQDRRGDVSPISMSPISQSQFIPLGEILCLAISAMNASRKPVTQEALMEHLATCFPGVPTPSQEILRHTLNMLVRERKIYPTPDGYFIVTPQTYFITPSLIRTNSKWYHLDERIPDRSQCTSPQPGSITPTNSGCLRDRAHHRNHCDSCNCFREEFHNHSSTLQKKSIKECKDSYCPPSFNQMPITHTEKSKSTVNCSYKTETLPKPKDGEKQPKKFGLKLFRLSFKKDKSKQLVNFSAQFPPEEWPLRDEDNPTSIPREVEQEIIKRINPDLTVENVMKHTALMKKLEEDKAHRNKAGSSAQHSGKSKKSRSHKKSHGKSRSHSKSRVPKGEQSEDTHLDVPESREYEFYDPITRSPCDKSTTIEIKGDNDFLTHDKINMVESHFPVTPEWDVSGDLYKRRMESRFHEHSRENLQSKVHRSHSHTQDRKSRNDRTSKAKERSRSMDNSNRPLGTTLSGTAEEMQGCSMDESHSNNDKLRSSKLLSHHRPGLSSHSNHITEPSIPECVDTDNSAGPSDACNPLEHTTAGEGLPKYSEPNCSTDPKADDYFECNASKETIRTVSSPSARCNDEHLFKDYETLTLSDGVKKLSPLDRFLKHPPIEENVNGQLEQLSLQHKHYPEKMDMNSINLPVAGQASALSLPNGQVFKSQSEIQAVNHVENSYQEPTGISLYESQHKKPLEVLHTNCENLECVGLASVAQSLPVLQGHGEVTAHQESSFDYYNVSDDDSEDGTNKNQEESKSREDGGTVQWLLEREKEKGLQTKFDKNLTLLSPKENANSASQKTSHSARLDSMDSSSITVDSGFNSPRTRESLASNTSSILESNRRQNPALSPGHGGTSAFSFRATTDPAPSEPEKLQKPLKCLASVTSV; this is encoded by the exons GTGATGTGTCACCAATCAGTATGTCCCCCATCAGTCAGTCACAGTTTATTCCACTTGGGGAAATTCTTTGCTTGGCCATCTCAGCAATGAATGCTTCAAGGAAACCAGTCACACAGGAGGCACTCATGGAGCACTTAGCTACCTGCTTTCCAG GAGTCCCCACGCCTAGTCAAGAAATTCTTCGCCATACATTGAACATGCTCGTAAGAGAGCGGAAAATTTACCCAACTCCTGATGGATATTTCATTGTAACTCCACAGACTTATTTTATCACACCTTCACTCATAAGAACAAATAGCAAATGGTACCATCTGGATGAAAGGATACCTGACAGGTCTCAGTGTACTTCACCACAACCAGGGTCTATAACTCCAACTAACTCTGGCTGCCTCAGAGACAGAGCCCACCACAGAAACCACTGCGATTCTTGCAACTGCTTTAGAGAAGAATTTCATAATCACTCATCCACTCTTCAGAAAAAATCAATAAAGGAATGTAAGGATTCCTATTGCCCTCCTTCTTTTAACCAGATGCCAATAACCCACACTGAGAAAAGTAAGAGTACTGTTAACTGTTCATACAAAACTGAAACATTGCCAAAACCCAAGGATGGAGAAAAGCAACCTAAAAAATTTGGTCTGAAGTTGTTCAGATTGAGCTTTAAAAAGGACAAGTCAAAACAGTTGGTGAATTTTTCAGCCCAATTTCCTCCTGAGGAATGGCCTTTGCGTGATGAAGATAATCCAACTTCTATACCAAGGGAGGTAGAACAGGAGATAATTAAACGTATTAATCCAGACCTGACGGTGGAAAATGTCATGAAGCACACAGCGCTGATGAAGAAACTTGAAGAGGACAAGGCCCATAGAAATAAAGCAGGCTCGTCTGCCCAGCACAGTGGCAAGAGCAAAAAAAGTAGAAGTCACAAAAAGTCCCATGGTAAATCACGATCACACAGCAAGTCTAGGGTTCCTAAGGGGGAACAATCAGAAGATACCCATTTGGATGTACCAGaatccagagaatatgagttTTATGATCCAATTACCAGATCCCCATGTGATAAAAGTACCACTATAGAAATAAAGGGTGATAATGACTTTCTTACACATGACAAAATTAATATGGTAGAATCACATTTTCCTGTGACCCCTGAATGGGATGTGTCAGGTGATCTTTACAAGAGAAGGATGGAGAGTCGATTTCATGAACATTCTAGGGAAAATTTACAATCCAAGGTTCATCGGAGCCACAGCCATACCCAAGACAGAAAATCAAGAAATGATAGGACCAGCAAAGCCAAGGAGAGGTCCAGATCAATGGATAATTCTAATAGACCTCTTGGCACTACTTTGTCGGGCACAGCAGAAGAGATGCAAGGATGTAGCATGGACGAAAGCCACTCAAATAATGACAAATTACGTTCTTCCAAATTACTCagtcatcacagaccagggctgTCATCACATTCAAATCATATTACTGAGCCAAGCATACCTGAATGTGTTGATACTGATAATTCGGCAGGTCCTAGTGATGCCTGCAATCCACTGGAACACACTACAGCTGGAGAAGGTTTGCCCAAATACAGTGAGCCTAATTGTTCTACAGACCCAAAAGCTGATGATTACtttgagtgtaatgcatccaaggaAACTATTCGGACTGTGTCTTCTCCATCAGCTAGATGTAATGATGAGCATCTGTTCAAAGATTATGAAACTTTGACCTTGtcagatggagttaagaaactGTCCCCTTTGGATAGATTCTTGAAACACCCACCTATTGAAGAAAATGTGAATGGACAGCTTGAACAATTGTCACTGCAGCATAAGCATTATCCTGAAAAGATGGATATGAACAGCATTAATTTGCCTGTAGCTGGGCAGGCATCTGCACTGTCATTGCCAAATGGACAAGTGTTTAAATCGCAGTCTGAAATTCAGGCTGTAAATCATGTGGAGAATAGTTACCAGGAACCCACTGGTATTTCTTTGTATGAATCACAACACAAGAAACCATTGGAGGTGCTTCACACAAACTGTGAGAACCTTGAATGTGTTGGCCTGGCAAGTGTGGCACAATCACTGCCTGTTCTACAGGGGCACGGAGAGGTAACAGCACATCAGGAATCTTCCTTCGATTATTATAATGTGTCTGATGATGACTCAGAAGATGGGACTAACAAAAACCAAGAGGAGAGTAAAAGCCGAGAAGATGGTGGGACTGTACAGTGGTTGCTagaacgagagaaagagaaaggtctCCAGACAAAGTTTGATAAGAATCTAACTCTCCTGAGCCCAAAGGAAAATGCCAACAGCGCCAGCCAGAAAACTTCACATTCTGCTCGACTAGATAGTATGGACAGCAGCAGTATAACAGTAGACAGTGGATTTAATTCTCCACG TACTCGTGAAAGTCTGGCCTCTAACACCTCAAGCATATTAGAAAGCAACAGGCGTCAGAACCCTGCTCTTAGTCCGGGACATGGAGGCACGTCAGCATTCAGTTTCCGAGCAACTACAGATCCTGCACCAAGTGAACCTGAAAAACTGCAGAAGCCCTTGAAGTGTCTAGCTTCTGTTACCAGTGTTTGA